In one Mycobacteroides chelonae genomic region, the following are encoded:
- the hisN gene encoding histidinol-phosphatase: protein MTPTVSLREDRRLALELADAADEITTSRFGALDLRVDTKPDLTPVTDADTSVESVLRSLLHRARPADSVLGEEYGGEAAFSGRQWVVDPIDGTKNFARGVPIWATLIALLEDGVPVVGVISAPALSRRWWAAAGLGAHRRVGSGEDELIHVSGVDQLASASLSFSSLSGWADRGTRDRFIDFTDAVWRVRGYGDFFSYCLVAEGAVDIAAEPEVSLWDLAALDILVREAGGTFTNLAGEPGPHGGSAVASNALLHEEVLRALS, encoded by the coding sequence ATGACGCCCACCGTCTCCTTGCGCGAAGATCGTCGGCTGGCACTCGAATTGGCCGATGCTGCCGATGAAATCACCACGTCGCGGTTCGGCGCGCTCGATCTTCGGGTGGACACCAAGCCCGACCTGACGCCGGTAACCGACGCAGACACCTCGGTGGAGTCCGTCCTGCGCTCCCTGCTGCATCGAGCACGTCCAGCGGACTCGGTGCTGGGCGAGGAATACGGCGGAGAGGCCGCCTTCAGCGGTCGGCAGTGGGTGGTCGATCCCATCGACGGCACCAAGAACTTCGCACGTGGCGTCCCCATCTGGGCCACGCTCATCGCATTGCTTGAAGACGGCGTCCCCGTCGTCGGAGTGATCAGTGCCCCGGCGCTGTCCCGCCGGTGGTGGGCGGCCGCCGGGCTCGGTGCCCACCGCCGGGTCGGCTCCGGCGAGGACGAGCTGATCCATGTTTCCGGGGTCGACCAGCTGGCGTCTGCCAGTCTGTCGTTCTCCAGCCTGTCGGGCTGGGCCGACCGCGGTACGCGCGATCGATTCATCGACTTCACCGACGCGGTGTGGCGGGTCCGGGGATACGGCGACTTCTTCTCGTACTGCCTGGTGGCCGAGGGAGCGGTCGACATCGCGGCCGAACCCGAGGTCTCGTTGTGGGACCTGGCCGCGCTGGACATCCTGGTCCGCGAGGCCGGCGGCACCTTCACGAATCTGGCCGGTGAGCCCGGCCCACATGGCGGTAGTGCCGTCGCAAGCAACGCATTGCTGCACGAGGAAGTACTGCGCGCCCTGTCCTGA
- a CDS encoding SRPBCC family protein, producing the protein MTVHIVVSQVMPASCERTFDLLHDYGRRLEWDTLLRRASVEGGKADVGKVAVCTARWILGGYSFRTRYVTFKPPHLAAIKLESTPPFFSKWAASLRHEPIDSDDTDLATEHREDMSLATYTMTFTCRPAIIEPIAERMFKRETENRLVALANFLQQTA; encoded by the coding sequence GTGACCGTCCATATCGTGGTGTCACAGGTCATGCCCGCCAGCTGCGAGCGGACGTTCGACCTGCTCCACGATTACGGCCGGCGACTGGAATGGGACACCCTGCTACGCCGCGCGTCGGTGGAGGGCGGCAAGGCCGACGTTGGCAAGGTGGCTGTCTGTACCGCGCGCTGGATCCTGGGCGGCTACTCATTTCGCACCCGATACGTCACGTTCAAACCACCGCATCTGGCGGCCATCAAGCTCGAATCCACGCCGCCCTTCTTCAGCAAGTGGGCCGCCTCGCTCCGTCATGAACCGATCGACAGTGACGACACCGACCTCGCCACCGAGCACCGCGAGGACATGTCGCTGGCGACATACACCATGACCTTCACCTGCAGGCCGGCGATCATCGAGCCCATCGCGGAGCGAATGTTCAAGCGTGAGACCGAGAATCGCCTCGTCGCATTGGCGAACTTCTTACAGCAGACCGCGTAG
- a CDS encoding acyl-CoA dehydrogenase, with protein MSQDTNIAPKTELLHPTQDDFAEFDGETRRLLKATVDWFENRGKTRLLKDYVDKVFYQDFLDFAASEKLFATFLTPAADGAGNTDKRWDTARVAKLSEILGFYGLNYWYPWQVTVLGLGPVWQSTNTDPRKRAADLLDGGAVAAFGLSEQAHGADIYSTDLVLTPVEGGGYKASGRKYYIGNGNCARIVSVFGRVEGRDGLDQYVFFLADSEHPNYTVIKNVVPSQMYVAEFELDEYPVSEDDILHVGADAFSAALNTVNIGKFNLCFGGIGLSTHALYESVTHAHNRILYGSPVTKFDHVRREFVDAYARLMGMKLFSERAVDYFRTASPEDRRYLLFNPVTKMKATTEAEKVLALLGDVMSAKAFEAETYTTAARIDVAGLPKLEGTVAVNLALILKFMPAYLHHSQDLAVPGVQLEARDDEFLFNQGPASGLGKVQFHDWRKPFAENAGIPNVAAFTERAEALATLVAAEKDAIKSAGLDLQLSIGELFTLVVYGGLILEQAKLRGADEQLIDQIFEILNRDFSQYAVDLIGKREATASQRQWAKDVISEPVFNSERFDAIWNRVEALSGVYEMRA; from the coding sequence GTGAGTCAGGATACGAACATCGCCCCCAAGACCGAGCTGCTTCACCCCACCCAGGACGACTTCGCCGAATTCGACGGTGAAACACGCCGGCTCCTGAAGGCCACCGTCGACTGGTTCGAGAATCGCGGCAAGACGCGCCTGCTCAAGGACTATGTCGACAAGGTCTTCTACCAGGACTTCCTGGACTTCGCGGCGAGCGAGAAGCTGTTCGCAACCTTCCTCACCCCGGCCGCCGACGGCGCCGGGAACACCGACAAGCGCTGGGACACCGCCCGGGTGGCCAAGCTGTCGGAGATCCTCGGCTTCTACGGCCTGAACTACTGGTACCCGTGGCAGGTGACCGTGCTCGGGCTCGGGCCGGTGTGGCAGAGCACCAACACCGACCCGCGCAAGCGCGCTGCCGACCTGCTCGACGGTGGGGCCGTCGCGGCCTTCGGCCTGTCCGAGCAGGCCCACGGCGCCGATATCTACTCCACCGACCTGGTGCTCACTCCGGTCGAAGGTGGCGGATACAAGGCATCGGGCCGCAAGTACTACATCGGCAATGGCAACTGCGCCCGCATCGTGTCGGTGTTCGGCCGGGTCGAAGGCCGCGACGGACTGGACCAGTACGTCTTCTTCCTCGCCGACAGCGAGCACCCCAACTACACGGTGATCAAGAACGTCGTGCCGTCGCAGATGTACGTCGCAGAGTTCGAACTCGACGAGTACCCGGTCAGCGAGGACGACATCCTGCACGTCGGCGCCGACGCCTTCAGCGCCGCGCTCAACACCGTCAACATCGGCAAGTTCAACCTGTGCTTCGGCGGCATCGGCCTGTCGACTCACGCCCTGTACGAGTCGGTCACCCACGCACACAACCGCATTCTGTACGGCAGCCCGGTCACCAAGTTCGACCACGTGCGCCGCGAGTTCGTCGACGCCTACGCCCGGTTGATGGGCATGAAGCTGTTCAGCGAGCGCGCCGTGGATTACTTCCGCACCGCCAGCCCCGAGGATCGGCGCTACCTGCTGTTCAACCCGGTCACCAAGATGAAGGCCACCACCGAAGCCGAGAAGGTGCTGGCGTTGCTGGGGGATGTCATGTCGGCCAAGGCATTCGAGGCCGAGACCTACACCACCGCGGCACGTATCGACGTGGCCGGCCTGCCCAAGCTCGAGGGCACGGTGGCCGTCAACCTGGCGCTGATCCTCAAGTTCATGCCCGCCTACCTGCACCATTCCCAGGATCTCGCGGTTCCCGGAGTGCAGCTGGAAGCCCGCGACGACGAGTTTCTGTTCAACCAGGGCCCGGCCAGTGGCCTGGGTAAGGTCCAGTTCCACGATTGGCGCAAGCCGTTCGCGGAGAACGCCGGCATCCCGAATGTCGCGGCCTTCACCGAGCGCGCCGAGGCGCTGGCCACCTTGGTGGCCGCGGAGAAGGACGCCATCAAGAGCGCCGGACTGGATCTGCAGCTCAGCATCGGCGAGCTGTTCACCCTGGTGGTCTACGGCGGTCTGATCCTGGAACAGGCCAAGCTGCGAGGTGCCGACGAGCAGCTCATCGACCAGATCTTCGAGATCCTCAACCGGGATTTCTCGCAGTACGCGGTCGATCTGATCGGCAAGCGCGAGGCCACCGCGTCCCAACGGCAGTGGGCCAAGGACGTGATTTCAGAACCGGTATTCAATTCCGAACGCTTCGACGCGATTTGGAATCGGGTCGAGGCGCTGTCCGGTGTGTACGAAATGCGGGCCTAG
- a CDS encoding acyl-CoA dehydrogenase family protein: MAINLELPKKLQAVQEKGHQGAAELVRPISRKYDLAEHTYPVELDTLETLFAGVTAAGTFAFAGAEAFRAEENTEKQNVNGANMSALLNALEMSWGDCGLLLTIPFQGLGNAAVSSVTTKEDADKFGKVWAAMAITEPGFGSDSAAVTTTAKLDGDEYVINGEKIFVTAGSRATHIVVWATLDKTKGRPAIKSFLVPREHPGVTIERLEEKLGIKASDTAVIRFDNARIPKDYILSDPEINTEKGFGGVMSTFDNTRPIVAAMAVGVSRASLEELRKILEDAGIEISYDRPAHAQHAAAAEFLRMEADWESSYLLTLRSAWQADNNIPNSMEASMAKAKAGRVGSDVTLKAVEMAGTTGYSERTLLEKWGRDSKILDIFEGTQQIQQLVVARRLLGLSSAELK, encoded by the coding sequence ATGGCAATCAATTTGGAACTCCCCAAGAAGTTGCAGGCGGTTCAGGAGAAGGGGCACCAGGGCGCTGCCGAGCTGGTACGGCCGATCTCCCGCAAGTACGACCTGGCCGAGCACACCTACCCCGTCGAGCTGGACACCCTGGAGACGCTGTTCGCCGGCGTCACCGCCGCGGGCACGTTCGCCTTCGCCGGTGCCGAGGCCTTCCGCGCCGAGGAGAACACCGAGAAGCAGAACGTCAACGGCGCCAACATGTCCGCGCTGCTGAATGCCCTCGAGATGAGCTGGGGCGACTGCGGTCTGCTGCTGACCATCCCCTTCCAGGGGCTGGGCAACGCCGCGGTGTCGAGCGTGACGACCAAGGAAGACGCCGACAAGTTCGGCAAGGTGTGGGCCGCCATGGCCATCACCGAGCCCGGCTTCGGTTCGGACTCCGCCGCGGTCACCACCACCGCCAAGCTCGATGGTGACGAGTACGTCATCAACGGCGAGAAGATCTTCGTCACCGCCGGTTCGCGTGCCACCCACATCGTGGTGTGGGCCACCCTGGACAAGACCAAGGGCCGTCCGGCCATCAAGTCTTTCCTGGTTCCGCGTGAGCACCCGGGCGTGACGATCGAGCGTCTCGAGGAGAAGCTCGGTATCAAGGCGTCCGACACCGCGGTCATCCGCTTCGACAATGCACGGATCCCCAAGGACTACATCCTGTCCGATCCGGAGATCAACACCGAAAAGGGTTTCGGCGGTGTGATGAGCACCTTCGACAACACCCGCCCGATCGTCGCGGCCATGGCCGTCGGAGTCTCGCGGGCCTCGCTCGAGGAACTGCGTAAGATTCTTGAAGACGCCGGCATCGAGATCTCCTACGACCGGCCTGCTCACGCTCAGCACGCGGCCGCGGCCGAGTTCCTGCGCATGGAAGCCGACTGGGAGTCGTCGTACCTGCTGACCCTGCGTAGCGCATGGCAGGCCGACAACAACATCCCCAACTCGATGGAAGCGTCGATGGCCAAGGCCAAGGCCGGTCGGGTCGGTAGCGATGTGACCCTCAAGGCTGTCGAAATGGCCGGCACCACTGGCTATTCCGAGCGCACCCTGTTGGAGAAGTGGGGCCGCGACTCGAAGATCCTGGACATCTTCGAGGGCACCCAGCAGATCCAGCAGCTGGTGGTGGCCCGCCGCCTGCTGGGGCTGAGCTCCGCAGAACTCAAGTGA
- a CDS encoding ABC transporter permease, with product MIAWWQPIGTIAGLELRQRVRTTRWWMTLGAAFLVITLLVFGSRYAATATGDGSASGWDREFYAIVGGFVLLLGLVVAPSMTATSINGDRKDANLAVVQATPITAVQLAVGKLLGGWTASLALLAVSAPYLIWAVLVAPYSIVTSLLGIAVAALLFLCYCGIGLGFSALSARPVSSAVLTQLTVFFLILGLPAIMGLLTPFVRETSVVLRPRWDYYSSVPTSCREEPQTVTVTHTERTWWLVAANPFVMAADAVSQSDPALTAKPESRGDVVVHEPYDTILLSLARDVSQLRSGSEDNRDIGCSERSRSWVEEQEQRSRFVGDTWYLGLVVNLALGAGGLAIAIRRLRVPVETLPRGVRIA from the coding sequence ATGATCGCGTGGTGGCAGCCCATCGGGACCATTGCCGGATTGGAACTGCGTCAACGTGTCCGGACTACACGTTGGTGGATGACCCTGGGGGCCGCCTTCCTGGTCATCACCCTGCTGGTATTCGGTTCGCGCTATGCCGCAACGGCAACCGGTGATGGTTCGGCCTCGGGCTGGGACCGGGAGTTCTATGCGATAGTCGGCGGGTTCGTCCTGCTCCTCGGGTTGGTGGTCGCACCAAGCATGACGGCGACATCGATCAACGGCGATCGCAAGGACGCGAATTTGGCGGTGGTACAGGCGACTCCGATTACCGCGGTGCAACTGGCAGTCGGCAAGCTGCTCGGAGGCTGGACTGCCTCGCTTGCGCTCCTCGCGGTATCGGCGCCCTACCTGATCTGGGCGGTATTGGTGGCGCCCTATTCGATCGTTACCTCGTTGTTGGGCATCGCCGTCGCCGCGTTGTTATTCCTGTGTTACTGCGGTATCGGACTCGGGTTCTCGGCGCTGTCGGCGCGCCCGGTGAGCTCCGCAGTGCTCACCCAACTGACAGTCTTCTTCCTGATCCTTGGCCTGCCGGCGATCATGGGCCTACTCACTCCGTTTGTCCGGGAGACGTCCGTTGTGCTGCGGCCGCGATGGGACTACTACAGCTCGGTGCCCACCAGCTGTAGGGAAGAGCCTCAGACGGTCACGGTCACCCATACCGAGCGAACCTGGTGGCTGGTGGCGGCCAACCCTTTCGTAATGGCCGCCGATGCGGTATCGCAGAGCGATCCGGCGTTGACTGCTAAGCCGGAGTCGCGCGGTGACGTCGTTGTGCACGAGCCCTATGACACGATCCTGCTGTCGCTGGCACGGGATGTGTCGCAGCTGCGGTCAGGATCCGAGGATAACCGGGACATCGGTTGTTCCGAGCGTTCCCGTAGCTGGGTCGAAGAACAGGAGCAACGCAGTCGTTTCGTGGGTGACACCTGGTATCTGGGTCTTGTGGTCAATCTCGCGTTGGGTGCGGGAGGCCTCGCGATTGCCATACGCCGCTTACGGGTGCCGGTCGAGACGTTGCCGCGCGGAGTGCGGATCGCCTGA
- a CDS encoding ABC transporter ATP-binding protein yields the protein MTLVAEGLARTFKRQVAVVEADITLVPGQITGLVGPNGAGKTTLLLMLAGLLQPSDGSIRIDGEVVDPVRLRERVGWMPDVFGTWESLTAQEILIAFARLHGRSIAQARQRAAALLAEVHLTDFAGRPAQELSRGQKQRLGFARALVHEPRVLLLDEPASGMDPRSRVELRDSLRALADGGCAVLVSSHILSELGELVDHVVMMRAGCTTPPPAALGSTWRIRLLGQPVGASTQLTFADDDEAAQYLAHTVGSGTRVLEFARATSALEDAYFALEAERT from the coding sequence ATGACTCTGGTTGCGGAGGGGCTGGCGCGGACTTTCAAGCGTCAGGTTGCGGTTGTTGAGGCCGACATCACACTCGTGCCTGGCCAAATCACCGGGCTGGTCGGGCCGAATGGCGCTGGAAAGACCACCTTGTTACTGATGCTGGCTGGTCTGCTGCAGCCCTCCGACGGCAGCATCCGAATAGACGGCGAGGTGGTAGATCCCGTTCGGCTCCGCGAACGTGTGGGCTGGATGCCCGATGTGTTCGGAACGTGGGAATCATTGACCGCCCAGGAGATCTTGATCGCTTTTGCGCGGTTGCACGGCCGGTCGATAGCGCAGGCGCGGCAACGTGCGGCGGCTCTGCTTGCCGAAGTGCATCTGACCGATTTTGCCGGGCGTCCGGCGCAGGAGCTCTCGCGGGGCCAGAAGCAACGACTGGGTTTCGCACGCGCTTTGGTTCATGAACCCCGTGTGCTGCTACTCGATGAGCCCGCCTCCGGTATGGATCCCAGATCCCGTGTCGAACTGCGTGATTCGCTGAGAGCTCTGGCGGATGGAGGTTGCGCGGTACTGGTTTCCTCACACATCCTGAGCGAGCTGGGGGAGCTGGTCGATCACGTCGTGATGATGAGGGCGGGCTGCACCACGCCGCCGCCGGCCGCATTGGGGAGCACGTGGCGGATCCGCCTCTTGGGTCAGCCCGTTGGCGCGTCGACTCAACTGACCTTCGCAGACGATGATGAGGCAGCTCAATACCTTGCGCACACCGTCGGTTCAGGGACCCGGGTGCTTGAGTTCGCGCGAGCGACGAGCGCCTTGGAAGATGCGTATTTCGCACTGGAAGCGGAACGTACATGA
- a CDS encoding TIGR03668 family PPOX class F420-dependent oxidoreductase — MRLDPADARSRFRTATVARLATVHASTVPHLVPVTFVVADDVICWAVDHKPKSRNDLQRLRNVAANPAVSFLVDHYDEDWSALWWARADGIARTLDKPDPAWISLLANKYRQYRETPPAGPMVLTDVSRWSGWTASPLQA, encoded by the coding sequence GTGCGACTCGACCCGGCCGACGCACGGAGCCGTTTCCGAACGGCGACGGTGGCGAGGCTGGCGACGGTGCACGCATCGACTGTGCCGCACTTGGTTCCGGTGACCTTCGTGGTCGCCGATGATGTCATCTGCTGGGCGGTTGATCACAAGCCGAAGTCACGCAACGATTTACAGCGACTGCGCAACGTCGCCGCGAATCCCGCCGTCAGCTTCCTAGTGGACCACTACGACGAGGATTGGTCAGCGTTGTGGTGGGCGCGCGCCGATGGCATAGCCCGGACACTCGACAAGCCCGATCCGGCCTGGATCAGCCTGCTTGCCAACAAATATCGGCAGTATCGAGAAACTCCGCCAGCCGGCCCTATGGTGCTGACCGATGTTTCCCGATGGAGCGGGTGGACCGCCTCCCCCCTTCAGGCGTGA
- a CDS encoding acyl-CoA dehydrogenase family protein, whose amino-acid sequence MTNTLTPRDEKKAAKSKSLAKHETGVGLQKHKRGAIDILIAVLTPIAGSELLDKYNLRGAFNKGIFETTKGLFTTLGVANRTFKKVTGSKGAPKRLDKANADYFDLTPEDEQKMIADTVKEFAVEVIRPAAYESDKNKTYPADLLSKVAELGVTAINIPEDFDGIASQRSTVTNSLVAEALSYGDLGLALPILAPSGVASALTNWGSADQQATYLKEFAGENVPQASVVIAEPQALFDPFSLKTTATRTPSGFRLNGVKSLVPAAAQAELFIVAANYNGRPSLFIVESGTEGITVEEDPSMGIRGAALGRLNLNNVAVPAAGLLGEDGAGESDYSEAVALARLGWASLAVGTGQAVLDYVIPYVKQREAFGEPIARRQAVAFMCANIAIELDGLRLVTLRGASRAEQGLPFIREAALARKLATDKGMQIGLDGVQLLGGHGFTKEHPVERWYRNLRAIGVAEGVVVL is encoded by the coding sequence ATGACCAACACGTTGACCCCGCGCGACGAGAAGAAGGCCGCCAAGAGCAAGAGCCTGGCGAAACACGAGACCGGCGTCGGCCTCCAGAAGCACAAGCGCGGCGCGATCGACATCCTCATCGCGGTGCTGACCCCGATCGCGGGTTCGGAGCTGCTGGACAAGTACAACCTGCGCGGAGCCTTCAACAAGGGCATCTTCGAGACCACGAAGGGCTTGTTCACCACCCTCGGCGTTGCCAACCGCACCTTCAAGAAGGTGACCGGCAGCAAGGGCGCCCCCAAGCGCCTCGACAAGGCGAACGCCGACTACTTCGACCTCACTCCCGAGGACGAGCAGAAGATGATCGCCGACACGGTGAAGGAATTCGCCGTCGAGGTCATCCGTCCGGCCGCCTACGAGTCGGACAAGAACAAGACCTACCCCGCCGATCTGCTGAGCAAGGTCGCCGAGCTGGGCGTCACCGCCATCAACATCCCCGAGGATTTCGACGGCATCGCCTCGCAGCGCTCGACCGTCACCAACTCCCTTGTCGCCGAAGCTCTCTCATACGGCGACCTGGGTCTGGCACTGCCGATCCTCGCGCCGTCGGGTGTGGCTTCCGCACTGACCAACTGGGGCAGCGCCGACCAGCAGGCCACTTACCTCAAGGAGTTCGCGGGCGAGAACGTGCCGCAGGCCTCTGTCGTCATCGCCGAGCCGCAGGCACTGTTCGATCCGTTCAGCCTGAAGACCACCGCCACCCGCACCCCCAGCGGTTTCCGCCTCAACGGCGTCAAGTCGCTGGTTCCCGCTGCCGCCCAGGCCGAGCTGTTCATCGTGGCCGCCAACTACAACGGCCGCCCGTCGCTGTTCATCGTCGAGTCCGGCACCGAGGGCATCACGGTCGAGGAAGACCCGAGCATGGGTATTCGCGGCGCGGCCCTGGGCCGGCTGAACCTGAACAACGTCGCGGTTCCCGCCGCCGGCCTGCTGGGCGAGGACGGAGCCGGAGAGTCCGACTACTCGGAGGCCGTCGCACTGGCCCGTCTCGGCTGGGCATCCCTGGCGGTCGGCACCGGCCAGGCCGTGCTCGACTACGTGATCCCCTACGTCAAGCAGCGCGAGGCATTCGGCGAGCCCATCGCCCGGCGCCAGGCCGTTGCCTTCATGTGCGCCAACATCGCCATTGAGCTCGACGGCCTTCGTCTGGTGACGCTGCGCGGTGCCTCCCGTGCCGAGCAGGGCCTGCCGTTCATCCGCGAGGCCGCCCTGGCCCGCAAGCTGGCCACCGACAAGGGCATGCAGATCGGCCTCGACGGCGTGCAGCTACTCGGCGGCCACGGCTTCACCAAGGAGCACCCGGTGGAGCGCTGGTACCGCAACCTGCGTGCCATCGGTGTCGCCGAAGGCGTCGTAGTCCTCTAA
- a CDS encoding short-chain dehydrogenase: MYSFGRQLAALPRSRYGPWAVIAAGETETATAFARHIAANGINVVLAAHGGRADAYTLAVTSGVSVRTASPDVFTGELAAATDDIDVGLLVCITDEDSGSSRFGEPVLNRMRTLYLTHRFGHRIADRGRGGIIMVRSLATQRISHHTQPRSADSTFTAGIRDDLDKQGVEVALLDDYVPHRPAMDADDLALMALARLGRRRHRHCTHQRDQTDRRTARDAN, from the coding sequence ATGTACTCCTTCGGGCGGCAGCTGGCCGCGCTACCAAGATCACGGTACGGGCCATGGGCCGTTATCGCGGCCGGAGAGACCGAAACGGCGACCGCATTCGCGCGCCATATCGCCGCGAACGGCATCAACGTGGTGCTCGCGGCGCACGGCGGACGGGCCGACGCCTACACACTGGCCGTGACCTCGGGCGTGAGCGTGCGAACCGCATCGCCCGACGTCTTCACCGGCGAGCTCGCCGCGGCGACCGACGATATCGACGTAGGCCTGCTGGTATGCATCACCGACGAAGACAGCGGCAGCAGCCGCTTCGGCGAACCGGTGCTGAACCGAATGCGCACGCTCTACCTCACCCATCGATTTGGCCACCGCATCGCCGATCGCGGCCGGGGCGGCATCATCATGGTGAGATCGCTGGCAACACAAAGGATTTCGCACCACACTCAACCCCGCAGCGCCGACTCGACGTTTACGGCGGGCATTCGCGATGACCTGGACAAGCAGGGCGTCGAGGTAGCCCTACTCGATGATTACGTGCCGCACCGGCCCGCGATGGATGCCGACGACCTGGCGCTGATGGCGCTGGCCCGCCTGGGACGGCGGCGCCACCGGCACTGCACCCACCAACGTGACCAGACCGACCGGCGCACGGCACGCGACGCCAACTGA
- a CDS encoding FAD-dependent oxidoreductase: MRAVHVAIVGAGPSGFFAAGSLLKHPDFDVHVDMLEMLPTPWGLVRSGVAPDHPKIKSVSAVFEKTATHPRFRFFGNIEVGEQITAEELASRYDAVIYAVGAQSDKPLGIPGDQLPGCIAAVDVVGWYNANPTYQKVSVDLSGARAVVVGNGNVALDVARILGMDPESLHTTDIADRALDSLDHNAIREVVIIGRRGPLQATFTPLELREMGDLPGVDVVVDPDDLADITDEQLAAAPKPTRTNIDTLRKFSERPHTEGHRRVVFRFRTSPIELHGDTEVESITVGHNELVDEDGYVAARDTGERETLPTHLVVRAIGYRGVPVPGLPFDSRRGVILNNAGRIEGRENEYVVGWIKRGPVGVIGTNKSDSQETVDTLLADLTTADLGAAPDTAALEEWLLGHEPHIVSQSDWLTIDSHERATGEPQGRPRVKLETVPDLLAATGRHGEP; this comes from the coding sequence GTGCGCGCCGTTCACGTCGCCATCGTCGGTGCGGGGCCCTCGGGCTTCTTTGCCGCCGGATCGCTGCTCAAACACCCCGATTTCGACGTGCATGTTGACATGCTCGAAATGCTGCCCACCCCTTGGGGTTTGGTCCGGTCTGGGGTTGCACCGGATCACCCCAAGATCAAGTCGGTCAGTGCGGTATTCGAGAAGACGGCAACGCACCCGCGCTTCCGGTTCTTCGGCAATATCGAAGTGGGAGAACAGATCACCGCCGAGGAATTAGCGTCGCGCTATGACGCGGTGATCTACGCGGTGGGAGCCCAGTCCGACAAGCCCCTGGGCATCCCGGGCGATCAACTGCCGGGCTGCATCGCGGCCGTCGACGTGGTGGGTTGGTACAACGCCAACCCCACGTACCAGAAGGTGTCGGTCGACCTGTCGGGCGCACGCGCGGTGGTCGTCGGCAATGGCAACGTGGCCCTGGATGTCGCACGCATTCTGGGCATGGATCCGGAGTCGCTGCACACCACGGACATCGCCGATCGCGCCCTGGATTCGTTGGACCACAACGCGATCCGTGAGGTTGTTATCATCGGCCGGCGCGGACCGCTGCAGGCCACCTTCACCCCACTGGAGCTGCGCGAGATGGGCGATCTGCCCGGCGTCGACGTCGTGGTGGACCCTGACGACCTGGCCGACATCACCGACGAGCAGTTGGCGGCCGCACCCAAGCCCACCCGCACCAACATCGACACCTTGCGCAAGTTCTCGGAACGACCGCACACCGAAGGCCATCGCAGAGTGGTGTTCCGGTTTCGCACCTCCCCCATCGAGCTGCACGGTGATACCGAGGTCGAATCAATCACTGTGGGCCACAACGAATTAGTAGATGAAGACGGGTACGTCGCGGCCCGCGACACGGGCGAACGCGAGACGCTGCCCACCCACCTGGTGGTGCGTGCCATCGGGTATCGCGGAGTTCCGGTGCCGGGATTGCCCTTCGATTCCCGACGTGGGGTCATCCTCAACAACGCGGGACGCATCGAGGGCCGCGAGAACGAGTATGTGGTCGGCTGGATCAAACGTGGCCCGGTCGGCGTCATCGGAACCAACAAGAGCGACTCACAGGAGACGGTCGACACGCTGCTCGCGGATCTGACGACCGCCGACCTGGGCGCCGCACCAGATACCGCAGCCCTGGAGGAATGGCTTTTGGGTCACGAACCACACATCGTGTCCCAGTCTGATTGGCTGACCATCGATTCGCATGAGCGCGCAACTGGCGAGCCACAGGGCCGCCCCCGGGTGAAGCTCGAGACCGTGCCCGACCTGCTCGCCGCAACCGGACGACACGGCGAACCATGA